DNA sequence from the Anaerolineae bacterium genome:
TCTCATTTTATAAAAACTGTTGAGGATATATATGAGGCCATGGTCAATGCTGTTCCCATGGCAAAATTCGGTCTGGCATTCTGTGAAGCCTCTGAGTTATGTCTTGTGCGTTATGCAGGCACAGATGATGAACTTATCGAACTGGCAAAGAAGAATGCATACAACCTTTCAGCCGGTCACAGTTTTATCCTTTTCATGAAAAATCTATTTCCTGTAAATGTTTTGAATTCGATTAAAAATGTCACGGAAGTCTGTCGAATCTTTTGCGCAACCGCCAATCCGGTCGAGGTAATTATTGCAGAAACGGAACTTGGGCGGGGAATACTCGGTGTTATTGATGGGTTTAGCTCAAAAGGCATAGAAACAGAAGATGATATCCGTGCACGAAAAGAATTGCTGAGGCAAATCGGCTATAAGCAATAATTGGCTGGATTGAAAAGCTTTTAACCATCAGCCCTGGCCGATGGCAGGCGATTTCATTTCAAGCGAAAACGTCGAGTAAATGCTCTTGCATCTCAGCTTCGGTCTTTATAACCTGAACATTAGCTGTATTGGAGTGTTGCGTGGTAATAAGGTTGACGAATTCTTCCTCAAGAAACACATTGGAGGATTCCAACCCATTGGGCTGAATTGTGCCGGGTGTATCTATCTTGGTTATAGTTACAGAAACACCGGTTGAATCTCCTGTCTGAAAAATAGCCCGGCTCTTCTTGAACTCATCCGTGTTTACATTTGCGATATTATTGGCCGTTACATCAAGTTTTTTTTCAAGAGCCAAGATGGAAGATACGGCTATGTTTGAAGCTGGAATCCGTGGCATTTGCTTTTTCCTTTTAAAAACATTCTTGTTCTTATTATTATCGGCACTTTTCCCCAATAACTTAAAAGGATTACTGCAAAAATTGACAAACTCGTAAAAAGTCTCGAAATCGTCATGCCGGACCCCGTATCCGGTACGGGGCAGGCCTGATTCGGCATCCGGAACGCATTGAACCGCAATAGCGAGCGAATCTAAAAATGGCCAACTTCCTTACGGTCGAAGATTCCAGGTTTCCCATCTAAACTTCCGTGGTGAAGATATCTGCGTGGTCTTTTACTTTATTGATGGTTCAGGAGCCCTTTTGTCTGACTTTCTGGAGATTATATTTTGAAATAAGTCGGGACAGATACGTTCTTTGTATACCAATAGCTTTTGCAGCTTCGCTTCTGTTCCCTTTAGTATGTCTGAGGTTCAAGGCAATAAACTCTTTCTTAAAGTTGTTAACAGCCTCTTCCAGCGTTAATCCCACACGCATACCAGAGTCCATTAGCCTTGAGGAAAGAATCGGTAAATCTTCCGGCAAAATCTCCTTGCCGTTTCCCATAACCACTGCCCGCTCTATGGCGTTTCTCAATTCTCTAACATTCCCCGGCCAGTCATATTCCATCATATTCGCCATTGATTTTTCCGAAATTGTTAAATACGGCAACCCCCTTTCCTGTTTGAAGATATCGAGAAAATATTGGGCAAGCAGGGGAATATCCTCTTTTCTAGCTCTCAGGGAGGGCATGTGAATCTGAACACCATTAAGGCGATAATATAAATCTTCTCGAAACAGGCCCGCAGAGACCGCCTCAACAATGTTTCTGTTTGTGGCTGAGACGACCCTTACATCGACGAAGATTGATTTATTGCCCCCAACTCGATAAAATACTCCTTCTTGCAATACCTGAAGGAGTTTTGCCTGCATCACAGGGCTCATCTCTCCTATCTCGTCCAGAAAGATGGTGCCGCTATCTGCAAGTTCAAATTTTCCGATCTTCTGGCCTATAGCCCCTGTATAAGCCCCTTTTTCGTGACCGAACAGTTCATCTTCCAACAGGGTTTCCGGCAAGGCAGCACAATTCAGAAGAATCATGGGCTTATTCTTTCTGGGGCCGGCCCAATGGATTAACCTTGCCAGCAATTCTTTTCCGGTTCCGCTCTCTCCCAAAACAAGAGTGCTTATTGTTGAGTTTGCGATCTTATGAGCATCGGAGATGACCTGCCTTAAGGCCTTGCTATCCCCCACCATCTGGTACTTGACAGCGAGTTGTTTTTTAAGATCGCTGACCTCTCTTGTAACAAGCTCAATTTTTCTGGCATTGCCGATAGCCAGCGCGGCCAGTTCGGCAAACACGGCCAATATTTTAATATCCCCTTCGCGAAATCGACCCCCGTCTATTTTATCAATAATTTCGACAACTCCTATTGTTTCACCCTTTATCTTCATCGGCACGCAAGCTATTGAACGAGTCTTAAAGCCTATGGACTCGCTGATTTCTTTGTGCCAACGGGGATCCTTGCTGACATCAGGAACGAGAAGGGGTTCCCCTTTTTCTGCTACATAGCCGGCTATCCCCTGTCCCATCTCGATTTCAAAATTTTTGACATCATCCTTTTTCTCGCCTGTTGCCACCTTAAAATAAAGTTTTTTGGTTTTCTGATCCAGGAGCAGAAGGGAACTGGCCTTAGCGTTCATCATCTGGGTAGCCGTTGCTACTATAAGCTCAAGCAGCTGATCCAGGTTATTCACAGATGAGACCCATGTAGATATTTCTTTAAAACGATCTATTGAAATATCAGAATTTAAAAGTTCTTTATTCATGCATTGCCTAACCCGGACGAGCCGGAACCAAATAAAAAATCTTTCGTTTTTTTTCTTCCCAAGTCAACGGGTAGATACAACAGTTGCAGGTTTTTCATATAAATTTATTATGATTTACCCTATCTGTTAAATCAAGATAAATAGTAAAACACAAACAGTAAAAAGACTATACAACAACCCCCGCGAGATGCCAATATTATACTTTTTCATACATATTTAGGCGCACGAAAGGATACACTTTGGTTTGGAAACAGCCGCTATACCGGGGAAGCGAAATTGAAAAAATAGAAAATATACATTTGCTAACCCCCTTTTTTTAAAAGCTTTTGTTCCTAATTAAACCAGAAGATGATTTATGTGGGCACGAGATTTGCGTAACTAGATTGTCAGGAAATGATTTTTCCCGGAGCGATTTTACAATAAGGAGTACCCATGCCTGACACAGTTTATATAGTAATACTTTGTATGCGTGCTTTGTTTGTTATGTATTACTATCTTAAGGTTCAGTCCTGTAAGACGGGACTATGTCCGCAATAGAGGAGGTAAACAATGAAACGCTTTAAAGGTTACCTGGTCATCCTCCTTTTACTTTTCACAACCGGTTGCGCTACAGTAGCCCTCCCAGCTCTTTCGGGTATGGGTTTCGCTGTACATTATTCGCAATCTAATGTGGCGTCCAAAACTTTTACCTTTCCTGTGGATCAGACAGATAAGGCAACAATGTTTGCCTTAA
Encoded proteins:
- a CDS encoding adenosine-specific kinase; the protein is SHFIKTVEDIYEAMVNAVPMAKFGLAFCEASELCLVRYAGTDDELIELAKKNAYNLSAGHSFILFMKNLFPVNVLNSIKNVTEVCRIFCATANPVEVIIAETELGRGILGVIDGFSSKGIETEDDIRARKELLRQIGYKQ
- a CDS encoding flagellar basal body rod C-terminal domain-containing protein: MPRIPASNIAVSSILALEKKLDVTANNIANVNTDEFKKSRAIFQTGDSTGVSVTITKIDTPGTIQPNGLESSNVFLEEEFVNLITTQHSNTANVQVIKTEAEMQEHLLDVFA
- a CDS encoding sigma 54-interacting transcriptional regulator, which encodes MNKELLNSDISIDRFKEISTWVSSVNNLDQLLELIVATATQMMNAKASSLLLLDQKTKKLYFKVATGEKKDDVKNFEIEMGQGIAGYVAEKGEPLLVPDVSKDPRWHKEISESIGFKTRSIACVPMKIKGETIGVVEIIDKIDGGRFREGDIKILAVFAELAALAIGNARKIELVTREVSDLKKQLAVKYQMVGDSKALRQVISDAHKIANSTISTLVLGESGTGKELLARLIHWAGPRKNKPMILLNCAALPETLLEDELFGHEKGAYTGAIGQKIGKFELADSGTIFLDEIGEMSPVMQAKLLQVLQEGVFYRVGGNKSIFVDVRVVSATNRNIVEAVSAGLFREDLYYRLNGVQIHMPSLRARKEDIPLLAQYFLDIFKQERGLPYLTISEKSMANMMEYDWPGNVRELRNAIERAVVMGNGKEILPEDLPILSSRLMDSGMRVGLTLEEAVNNFKKEFIALNLRHTKGNRSEAAKAIGIQRTYLSRLISKYNLQKVRQKGS